A stretch of the Notamacropus eugenii isolate mMacEug1 chromosome 2, mMacEug1.pri_v2, whole genome shotgun sequence genome encodes the following:
- the LOC140523639 gene encoding trem-like transcript 4 protein encodes MKYKEGQTLTVHCSYKLQRPKNRWKTWCKLQENGRLCERLITRTPVFLGQRRDARVSLEDDTSTGTIIITMSNLTVENSGIYWYGIYDSASNTIDIIKRISLEVAPATSFKTTECSQLTTEIPLTTSATPLATSSPPHSSIFSSSSVIQVLCGLIVAKGLVFTALLVLLGRCRDPEKGRGHSELSQEQNDLK; translated from the exons ATGAAGTACAAGGAGGGGCAGACACTCACAGTCCATTGCAGTTACAAGCTCCAGAGACCTAAGAACAGGTGGAAAACCTGGTGTAAACTGCAAGAAAATGGAAGGCTGTGTGAGAGACTAATTACCAGGACACCAGTCTTCCTTGGACAACGTAGGGATGCACGAGTCTCCCTGGAGGATGACACCTCCACTggtaccatcatcatcaccatgtCTAACCTCACTGTGGAGAACTCAGGCATCTATTGGTATGGAATCTATGACTCTGCCAGCAACACTATTGATATTATCAAAAGAATCAGCCTGGAGGTTGCACCTG CCACATCATTCAAGACCACCGAATGTTCTCAACTTACCACTGAGATACCTCTCACCACCTCTGCCACCCCCTTGGCCACCAGCAG TCCACCAcactcttccattttctccagttCCTCAGTTATCCAAGTACTATGTGGGCTCATTGTGGCCAAAGGCCTAGTCTTTACAGCTCTGCTTGTTCTGCTGGGCAGGTGCAGGGACCCAG AGAAAGGGAGGGGCCACTCTGAGCTTTCTCAGGAACAAAATgacttgaaatga